TATCCATTAACTGCATTTCTGTAATTAAACGCAATAATGGAATCAAGATAACTTGTTTTGGCAAGGCCATCGCTCCAATAAAAATAGCAAATAATAGTTTCACACCTGGGAAACGTTTTTTAGCTAATGCATACCCTGCTAATGACGCTGTCAAACAAACTAATATCGTTGTAGTAAGCGACACAAACACAGAGTTGAAGAACCATCTTGCTGTTAACGGCACTAATAATTGACGAAAGTTATCAAGTGTCGGAGACGTAGGAAACCATTGTGGTGGCAACGCAATCGCTACATCTTGTAACTTAAACGCCCCTGTTGCAATCCAGTAAAATGGAAAGATGAAGAAAATCGTTAAAGCCGATAACAATGTAAAGGATAAGATATTATATAATCCAAATTTTTTAAATTCCATAATTGTTACCTCCTAATCAATATCGCGGTTCAAGTATTTGAATTGTAATGTTGAAATCAAAGCAATAATCGCTGCTAAGATAACACCCATTGCACTCGCTTTACCATAATCTTGAATCTTAATACCTGTTTCATATACTAAGTACATAACGGTTGATGTCGCATAGTTTGGTCCACCGGCCGTCATCAATTGAATCAATGCGAAAATTTGGAAACTATTAATCGTAGTCGTAACCACAATATACAAGGTTGTAGGAATGATTAATGGCCAAATAATGTTTTTAAAGATAGTCCAGTTAGTTGCCCCATCAATTTTGGCGGATTCAATCAGTTCCACCGGCACATTTCCTAATGCGGCAATGTATAAAATAATCGGTTGTCCGATACTTGTTGTAATTAAAACGACAATAATAGCATAAATCGCAGTTGCTGAATTTCCTAGCCACTGTACATTACCATCGACAATATGCATTGATTTTAGCACATAGTTTAAAATACCAAAATCCGGGTTGTAAATCCATAACCATACTACAGTGATGGATACAACAGAAGATACCGCTGGTAAATAAAATACACCACGGAAGAAACTTCTAACAGCCGCCGATTTATTGTAAATATTAATCGCTATAAAGAGTGATAAGACCACTACAATTGGCACTGCAATCGCAACAATAAACATGGTATTACCCATGGAACGTAAAAATACGCGATCATCTAATAACTTTAAGTAATTATCTAATCCAACGAATAATTGTCGACGCCCACGGAAACGATACAATGACATATGAATCCCTTTAATCATCGGATACAAGACAAATGTCACAAAGAATACCATGGCCGGAGCAATAAATAGGTAACCACTCAAATCATATTTACGTTTCAAACGATTTAACATGTAATACTCAACTCCTTGTTTCATGTTATCAAGAGAAAAAGAACTCAAATTCATTCGTCGACAAAAAAGGGTTACGATAAAATAAGATGAGCCTCTCGCCGTAACGCATCCAATAAATACGTTACGACGCTGCTGTGGGTACACTG
The genomic region above belongs to Aerococcaceae bacterium zg-1292 and contains:
- a CDS encoding sugar ABC transporter permease; protein product: MKQGVEYYMLNRLKRKYDLSGYLFIAPAMVFFVTFVLYPMIKGIHMSLYRFRGRRQLFVGLDNYLKLLDDRVFLRSMGNTMFIVAIAVPIVVVLSLFIAINIYNKSAAVRSFFRGVFYLPAVSSVVSITVVWLWIYNPDFGILNYVLKSMHIVDGNVQWLGNSATAIYAIIVVLITTSIGQPIILYIAALGNVPVELIESAKIDGATNWTIFKNIIWPLIIPTTLYIVVTTTINSFQIFALIQLMTAGGPNYATSTVMYLVYETGIKIQDYGKASAMGVILAAIIALISTLQFKYLNRDID